The nucleotide window TAACATATTACAGCGCTGTGCCTTATCAAAACGCAAGTGTTAAACTCCGGCTATATTACCCTAAAACATAAGATATTATTTTGTCAACAACCTAACCGGCAGTTAGCTCATCATATCATATAATTTATCAGACCGCGGCTATTTACCAGCCAATTTCTCTCGAAGTTTACGGGCAACTATATCAGCTACGAATAAATCAACCTCGCCGCCAAACTGCGCAATATCCTTAATCAATGAGGATGATAGATAGGCATACTTGCCGCGCGGCATAAGAAAAGCAGTTTCAATCTCCGGCACCAAACGGCGGTTCATTAACGCCATCTGGAATTCATATTCAAAATCCGAGACAGCCCTCAAGCCTCTGATTATGGCAGAGACATTATTTTCTTTCGCATAATGAACGGTTAATCCCTCGAAAGCGACAATTTCGATATTCTTTTTATCTCCCGCAACGGCTTTTAGAAGGTCAAGCCTTTCCTCGACCGAGAAAGTTGTTTCCTTAGTGAGATTGCAGGCAACGGCGACTATCAGCTTATCGAAAATAGCCAGCGCCCGCTCTATAATATCAGTATGTCCATGTGTAACCGGGTCGAATGTTCCCGGATATAAAGCTGTTCGCATTTTAAACCTCTCTAATATAATAATCGACCTGGGTCTGGCCGAATTTCGATTGTTTAACGAGTTTTAGCATATTTTGCTGAGGATGTTCCTGCTTAGACCTTTCCAACACTAAAATCCCCCCAATTCTTAAAATATCTTTGGCCGCGGCCAGTTCGCAAATTTTACTGCCGCATTCCAAATTATACGGCGGGTCGGCGAGAATAATATCGAAACTTAAGCCGCTGTAATTTTGCAAAAATTCAAAAGCGTCCTGTAGATGAAATCTCGCCTTATGTTCGGTTTTAAGGTTTACCGCATTTTTTTTAACAATTTCTAAAATCTGCTTGTTGTTATCGACAAATGCTGCCCGAAGCGCCGCCCGCGATAATGCCTCTAAACCAAGCGAACCGCCGCCACAAAACAGGTCCAGCATATTGCTGTCAACAACATCCTCTCCCAATACATTGAACATTGATTCCTTAACCCTGTCGAGCGTTGGCCTGAAATAATTATCATTATTGTAGACAAGTTTTCGGCCTTTATACTTTCCAGCGATAATTCTCATTGCGATTTATTTTGACATGAGTAAGCCGGCGACAGCGGCAAATACTCCGGTTGGAACTAACTCTGGTTTTTTTATCTTGCTAATCGATTCCGGTACATTAAGCATTTCAGCCCAGGAAATTTTGCCAATAGCATCTAATTGATTGAGATCCCCGCAAATAAGCGCTTGCGGTGTTATTCCCTCGGAAGCATGTCCCATAATATAAAATGCTATTTCATCAGCAAGATTGGATTTTTCACGGCCTATAAACCGTCCGCTTAAAAAATCGCCATTATTAGATATCACAATTGAGGCGCCGTCATGTTCGAGCGAAATTGCGGTACAGAAACTGCTGCTGTTTGTGATATGATTTATCATATTAAACTGCCCCATAGCCTCTGAATCGAGGCTGATTTTCTTGGCAGAATCCGGAGCGGCAAAATCTTTTAGAACCTCAATAAAATCGGAGGGAACAGCATAATACATATACTTAATTACTTTACTGTCATAGCTTTCGGCTAATTTGTTAAAGCCAAAGGTGAATCGTCCCAATTCTTCCGGGAGCTGTTGAAAGGCTTCCCATTTTA belongs to Candidatus Zixiibacteriota bacterium and includes:
- the coaD gene encoding pantetheine-phosphate adenylyltransferase — translated: MRTALYPGTFDPVTHGHTDIIERALAIFDKLIVAVACNLTKETTFSVEERLDLLKAVAGDKKNIEIVAFEGLTVHYAKENNVSAIIRGLRAVSDFEYEFQMALMNRRLVPEIETAFLMPRGKYAYLSSSLIKDIAQFGGEVDLFVADIVARKLREKLAGK
- the rsmD gene encoding 16S rRNA (guanine(966)-N(2))-methyltransferase RsmD — translated: MRIIAGKYKGRKLVYNNDNYFRPTLDRVKESMFNVLGEDVVDSNMLDLFCGGGSLGLEALSRAALRAAFVDNNKQILEIVKKNAVNLKTEHKARFHLQDAFEFLQNYSGLSFDIILADPPYNLECGSKICELAAAKDILRIGGILVLERSKQEHPQQNMLKLVKQSKFGQTQVDYYIREV